In Xyrauchen texanus isolate HMW12.3.18 chromosome 23, RBS_HiC_50CHRs, whole genome shotgun sequence, a genomic segment contains:
- the pcgf1 gene encoding polycomb group RING finger protein 1 isoform X1, which yields MAEQGPMAIAMRLRNQLQNVYKLDPLRNEEEVKIKIKDLNEHIVCYLCAGYFIDATTITECLHTFCKSCIVKYLQTSKYCPMCNIKIHETQPLLNLKLDRVMQDIVYKLVPGLQESEDKRIKEFYQSRGLERIIQPSGEDLGPDNMGLPYTSFDHSKAHFYRYDEQVSLCLERQSSLLSGKDKNKLTLQQKFVRCSVRAEVRHLRKVLCHRLNVEKHQVQMLFNNESLPDHMTMKRLWLSHWFGKAQPLVLHYTIKDKRTR from the exons ATGGCGGAACAAGGTCCGATGGCGATAGCGATGCGGCTAAGAAACCAGCTGCAGAACGTCTACAAGCTCGACCCGTTGAGGAATGAG GAAGAAGTTAAAATAAAGATAAAGGACCTAAATGAACACATTGTGTGCTACCTGTGTGCAGGATACTTCATCGACGCAACCACCATTACAGAATGCCTCCATACGT TCTGTAAGAGTTGCATTGTGAAGTATCTCCAGACCAGCAAGTATTGTCCAATGTGTAACATCAAAATCCACGAAACGCAGCCCCTGCTGAATCTAAAGCTGGACAGAGTTATGCAAGACATTGTTTACAAACTAGTCCCAGGGCTACAAGAGA GTGAAGACAAAAGAATTAAAGAATTTTATCAGTCTCGGGGTCTTGAACGCATCATACAGCCATCCGGAGAag ATTTGGGTCCAGATAATATGGGACTACCCTACACAAGCTTTGACCACTCCAAAGCTCATTTCTACAGATATGATGAGCAGGTCTCTCTGTGTCTGGAAAGGCAAAG CTCATTATTATctggaaaagacaaaaataaattaactcTACAG cagaaattTGTGCGTTGTTCGGTCAGGGCTGAGGTACGGCACCTGAGAAAAGTGTTATGTCATCGACTAAATGTGGAAAAACATCAG GTCCAGATGTTATTCAATAATGAATCTCTCCCTGATCACATGACCATGAAGCGTCTCTGGCTGTCTCACTGGTTTGGGAAG GCGCAACCGCTGGTTCTTCATTATACCATAAAAGACAAGCGAACAAGATAG
- the pcgf1 gene encoding polycomb group RING finger protein 1 isoform X2 has product MAEQGPMAIAMRLRNQLQNVYKLDPLRNEEEVKIKIKDLNEHIVCYLCAGYFIDATTITECLHTFCKSCIVKYLQTSKYCPMCNIKIHETQPLLNLKLDRVMQDIVYKLVPGLQESEDKRIKEFYQSRGLERIIQPSGEDLGPDNMGLPYTSFDHSKAHFYRYDEQVSLCLERQSSLLSGKDKNKLTLQKFVRCSVRAEVRHLRKVLCHRLNVEKHQVQMLFNNESLPDHMTMKRLWLSHWFGKAQPLVLHYTIKDKRTR; this is encoded by the exons ATGGCGGAACAAGGTCCGATGGCGATAGCGATGCGGCTAAGAAACCAGCTGCAGAACGTCTACAAGCTCGACCCGTTGAGGAATGAG GAAGAAGTTAAAATAAAGATAAAGGACCTAAATGAACACATTGTGTGCTACCTGTGTGCAGGATACTTCATCGACGCAACCACCATTACAGAATGCCTCCATACGT TCTGTAAGAGTTGCATTGTGAAGTATCTCCAGACCAGCAAGTATTGTCCAATGTGTAACATCAAAATCCACGAAACGCAGCCCCTGCTGAATCTAAAGCTGGACAGAGTTATGCAAGACATTGTTTACAAACTAGTCCCAGGGCTACAAGAGA GTGAAGACAAAAGAATTAAAGAATTTTATCAGTCTCGGGGTCTTGAACGCATCATACAGCCATCCGGAGAag ATTTGGGTCCAGATAATATGGGACTACCCTACACAAGCTTTGACCACTCCAAAGCTCATTTCTACAGATATGATGAGCAGGTCTCTCTGTGTCTGGAAAGGCAAAG CTCATTATTATctggaaaagacaaaaataaattaactcTACAG aaattTGTGCGTTGTTCGGTCAGGGCTGAGGTACGGCACCTGAGAAAAGTGTTATGTCATCGACTAAATGTGGAAAAACATCAG GTCCAGATGTTATTCAATAATGAATCTCTCCCTGATCACATGACCATGAAGCGTCTCTGGCTGTCTCACTGGTTTGGGAAG GCGCAACCGCTGGTTCTTCATTATACCATAAAAGACAAGCGAACAAGATAG
- the pcgf1 gene encoding polycomb group RING finger protein 1 isoform X3 → MAEQGPMAIAMRLRNQLQNVYKLDPLRNEEEVKIKIKDLNEHIVCYLCAGYFIDATTITECLHTFCKSCIVKYLQTSKYCPMCNIKIHETQPLLNLKLDRVMQDIVYKLVPGLQESEDKRIKEFYQSRGLERIIQPSGEDLGPDNMGLPYTSFDHSKAHFYRYDEQVSLCLERQSSLLSGKDKNKLTLQQKFVRCSVRAEVRHLRKVLCHRLNVEKHQVQMLFNNESLPDHMTMKRLWLSHWFGKVSQSLTSPANFILHSFAV, encoded by the exons ATGGCGGAACAAGGTCCGATGGCGATAGCGATGCGGCTAAGAAACCAGCTGCAGAACGTCTACAAGCTCGACCCGTTGAGGAATGAG GAAGAAGTTAAAATAAAGATAAAGGACCTAAATGAACACATTGTGTGCTACCTGTGTGCAGGATACTTCATCGACGCAACCACCATTACAGAATGCCTCCATACGT TCTGTAAGAGTTGCATTGTGAAGTATCTCCAGACCAGCAAGTATTGTCCAATGTGTAACATCAAAATCCACGAAACGCAGCCCCTGCTGAATCTAAAGCTGGACAGAGTTATGCAAGACATTGTTTACAAACTAGTCCCAGGGCTACAAGAGA GTGAAGACAAAAGAATTAAAGAATTTTATCAGTCTCGGGGTCTTGAACGCATCATACAGCCATCCGGAGAag ATTTGGGTCCAGATAATATGGGACTACCCTACACAAGCTTTGACCACTCCAAAGCTCATTTCTACAGATATGATGAGCAGGTCTCTCTGTGTCTGGAAAGGCAAAG CTCATTATTATctggaaaagacaaaaataaattaactcTACAG cagaaattTGTGCGTTGTTCGGTCAGGGCTGAGGTACGGCACCTGAGAAAAGTGTTATGTCATCGACTAAATGTGGAAAAACATCAG GTCCAGATGTTATTCAATAATGAATCTCTCCCTGATCACATGACCATGAAGCGTCTCTGGCTGTCTCACTGGTTTGGGAAGGTATCACAGTCTCTTACGTCTCCAGCTAATTTCATACTGCATTCTTTTGCAGTATAA
- the pcgf1 gene encoding polycomb group RING finger protein 1 isoform X4, with product MAEQGPMAIAMRLRNQLQNVYKLDPLRNEEEVKIKIKDLNEHIVCYLCAGYFIDATTITECLHTFCKSCIVKYLQTSKYCPMCNIKIHETQPLLNLKLDRVMQDIVYKLVPGLQESEDKRIKEFYQSRGLERIIQPSGEDLGPDNMGLPYTSFDHSKAHFYRYDEQVSLCLERQSSLLSGKDKNKLTLQKFVRCSVRAEVRHLRKVLCHRLNVEKHQVQMLFNNESLPDHMTMKRLWLSHWFGKVSQSLTSPANFILHSFAV from the exons ATGGCGGAACAAGGTCCGATGGCGATAGCGATGCGGCTAAGAAACCAGCTGCAGAACGTCTACAAGCTCGACCCGTTGAGGAATGAG GAAGAAGTTAAAATAAAGATAAAGGACCTAAATGAACACATTGTGTGCTACCTGTGTGCAGGATACTTCATCGACGCAACCACCATTACAGAATGCCTCCATACGT TCTGTAAGAGTTGCATTGTGAAGTATCTCCAGACCAGCAAGTATTGTCCAATGTGTAACATCAAAATCCACGAAACGCAGCCCCTGCTGAATCTAAAGCTGGACAGAGTTATGCAAGACATTGTTTACAAACTAGTCCCAGGGCTACAAGAGA GTGAAGACAAAAGAATTAAAGAATTTTATCAGTCTCGGGGTCTTGAACGCATCATACAGCCATCCGGAGAag ATTTGGGTCCAGATAATATGGGACTACCCTACACAAGCTTTGACCACTCCAAAGCTCATTTCTACAGATATGATGAGCAGGTCTCTCTGTGTCTGGAAAGGCAAAG CTCATTATTATctggaaaagacaaaaataaattaactcTACAG aaattTGTGCGTTGTTCGGTCAGGGCTGAGGTACGGCACCTGAGAAAAGTGTTATGTCATCGACTAAATGTGGAAAAACATCAG GTCCAGATGTTATTCAATAATGAATCTCTCCCTGATCACATGACCATGAAGCGTCTCTGGCTGTCTCACTGGTTTGGGAAGGTATCACAGTCTCTTACGTCTCCAGCTAATTTCATACTGCATTCTTTTGCAGTATAA
- the lbx2 gene encoding transcription factor LBX2 — MTSSTKNMKACSVLQSSGEERRRGPLDQLPPPANSNKPLTPFSIEDILNKPSVKKSVGTLCAPRVLEKVTGSSATRNGISAPSSPLCALEELASKTFKGLEVSVIQAAEGREHLNAFGQRQASKKRRKSRTAFTNHQIYELEKRFLYQKYLSPADRDQIAQQLGLTNAQVITWFQNRRAKLKRDLEEMKADVESLKKIPPQTLQKLVTMEDLDDPHGGSGPLSPSLSPGAFPQSPSSSRGQTTDEFSEEDEEIEVDD, encoded by the exons ATGACCTCCAGTACTAAAAACATGAAGGCATGTTCCGTATTACAGTCCAGCGGCGAGGAGAGGCGGCGCGGTCCCTTGGACCAACTCCCACCTCCGGCAAACTCCAACAAGCCTCTCACCCCGTTCAGCATTgaggatattttaaataaaccctcCGTGAAGAAGTCGGTTGGCACTCTGTGCGCTCCGCGCGTGCTGGAGAAAGTGACCGGCTCGAGTGCGACTCGGAACGGGATAAGCGCTCCCTCTTCTCCGTTATGCGCTCTGGAGGAGCTGGCGAGCAAAACATTTAAAGGTCTTGAAGTCAGCGTTATACAAGCTGCAGAAG GTCGCGAACATCTCAACGCCTTCGGCCAAAGACAAGCCTCCAAAAAACGACGAAAGTCCCGCACAGCGTTCACAAACCATCAGATTTACGAGTTGGAAAAGCGCTTTTTGTACCAGAAATACCTGTCACCGGCCGACAGAGACCAGATCGCACAGCAGCTGGGTCTGACCAACGCGCAGGTCATCACCTGGTTCCAGAACCGACGGGCCAAGCTCAAGAGAGACCTGGAGGAGATGAAAGCGGACGTGGAGTCTCTCAAGAAAATCCCACCGCAGACACTGCAGAAACTGGTGACCATGGAGGACCTGGACGACCCCCATGGTGGCTCTGGGCCCCTTTCTCCCAGTCTTTCCCCGGGGGCCTTTCCACAGTCCCCGTCCTCATCCAGAGGCCAAACCACAGACGAGTTCTCAGAGGAGGACGAGGAAATTGAGGTGGACGATTAA